The following nucleotide sequence is from Cryptococcus neoformans var. grubii H99 chromosome 5, complete sequence.
GATCTCGACATTGGTACAGAAAATCTCAGGTGGATGGGGGATACCCGCTTTTTAATTGGGTTTCTCAAAGGAATAGCGAGCAATAAGGGTACGCGTTGCCGGTTGAGGCTCAAAGTCGTCGAAGACGACAAGCAGGACATGGCtaaaaaggcaaaggaacgGACACAGCAAGGGACGACTGAGGGTGGCGTTACTCCGTTGACCAACCGGATGAGAAATATGAGTGTGGACGGTGACACGCCAGTCTCTATGAACCATAATATTCGCCACGAGCACGAACCCCCAGCATTGATCGGAGAATCTAAATCATCCGCCAACAATCCACCAAAGCCCGCCAACTCTAATTATATTCCGGACAATGGTCCCATTCCAAATGCTCGGCCGCTAAAATACGATGAGACTTGGATAACTATTGAAAGTCTCCCCAAGAAGTCATCTATCAAGCCCAAAAAGTCTACCCAGAGTTTGAAAGCCCCCCGTAATGTTTCAACACAAAACGAATGGGTTGACGGACAAGAGATTCTATATTTTTAGTAAGTGTCCACCTCTTAAAAGTCCGCGGTACGGATGCCAATCCCTAACTCTTCGCAGTGCTGGAATGATGCGTTGGGTGGCTCGAGATCTGATGCAATGGCCTGTCTCCATTCCAGGAGATGGCCTGATAGATGTAGTTGTCCAAAGCGTAGTACCGAGGCTGACTATGGCAAATGCAATTGCCGGCGCcgaaaaaggagagacaTATTGGATGGATTGCCAATATTACTATAAGGGTGAGCGTGTCTTCTTCGGATGGACGTAAAATCCTGCTAGGTTGACGAAGGGCAGTTTCACAGTTCATCGCAGAGAACTTAGACATAGAAAATCAACCACTTTTCACCATCGGTAAGTCCTAACCTTTTCTGTTGAAGACCCTTTTGACCTTGTCGTATAGATGGCGAAGCCTTCCCCTTTGAATCGTTTCATGTCGAGGTACATACTCGAGCTGCCAATCTTCTTAGCCTAAACGGAGACTTTTTCACTTCTGAtttcttgaagaagccCACTGGAAAGAGTTAAGGCCATCGCACATAACTTTCAAGAAGGGTGTATGAACATCCCCATACGGAAGGCCAGTCATTATACACCATCATCGTTTTTAAGTAGCAGCGCCTTACTTATCTTTCGTCGTTCAGTGTATTCAAATGACAAGTAACGTACGTGGACCAATGCAAAAAAGATACTTGTACTTAAAAACTTTATTATGTACATACCAAAAAATGCGCGTGAATCAtgaagcagaagaatggGACAAAGTACTATACGTTTCTGCTGTGCCCAAAAGTATATAACAGTTCAAGCAGTAGAGAAGGACGTAGAATAGTATATTGAGTCATTGTGAGGCAAAATGAGGGTCTCAATGGGGTTAATAAAAACGGATGCAAAAAAGTCCTATGAACAGTCCACGTTACTCAGTAGTCACTGACTTCGCGAGGTTTCGGGGGAAATCGACATCGACGCCGTTCATCACGGCAAGGTCTGAAAGGTTGTTAGAATGAAGTATTTCAACTACAGATGGGACTTACGGTACGACAAAAGCTGGAGAGGAATGACATTGATCAAGCCTTGAAGACAATCGACAGTCTGAGGAACCCGGATGACCTTGGCATTGTCGTTGACAGTGTCATCGTCCTCATTGCAGATGATGACTAACCATCATAAGCTTCGTCAAGGCAATGAAAGCAGCTGAAGGATAACTCACTGGGTCGACCCTTTCGAGCGGTAACTTGGGCAAGTGCAGACTGAACCTTGGGGTACAAAGAGTCTCGGGTCATGATGAAAATGACAGGAAGGTGCTCATCAACCAATGCAAGAGGCCCATGCTTGAGTTCACCGGCCAAAATCTAGTAGACAGCGTCAGACGATCTGAGTCTTCCTGCATAATAAACAGCGACTTACGCCTTCAGAATGCATATAGGAGACCTCTTTGATTTTGAGCGCACCCTCCAAGCAGGTAGCGTCTAGATGAAGTCAGCAAAGATCACAATACGATGCGCTGAACCCACATTGATAGCCACGGCCCATGATCAGCaaactcttctctttgGACAACATATCCTTAGCCATCTGTTGCAGCACTTTGTCCATGGCCAAAACCTTTCGAATCTGGGCAGGAATGTCGTGTAATCCATCGATGATTTGCTGTCTCCTTGCTGTCTTGGTGATGGAGTCATCTGACAATTGCACAGCAATCATGACAAGTGCGACATACTGCGAGGTGTATGCTTTGGTGGAAGCCACACCAATTTCGGGGCCAGCGTTGATGTGAACACCAGAGTGCGTTTCACGGGAGAGAGTGGAGCCCACGGCATTTACAACACCAAGACAAAGAGCACCACGTTCGAGACAGTATCGCATAGCGAGAATGGTGTCGGCTGTTTCACCTGATTGAGATACAAAGATAGCGACATCATCTCGGAATACAGGAGTCCTGCGATCAAGGAAATCAGACGCCAGTTCGACAGCAACGGGGATATCGGTGAGCTCCTCAAACACCGGTCGAACAGCGATACAAGAGTGGTAGCTAGTACCACAAGCGACAAAGATCAATCTCCTGCCTCTTCGGATGACAGGCAGATATGCTTTGAGGCCGCCAAGCATGATGGAACGAGTGTCGAAGTTGACTCGTCCGCGCATAGTGTTCACAACCGACTCGGGTTGTTCGTAAATCTCCTTCTGCATGAAGTGATCATACTGACCCTTCATAATCGCCGCAAGTTCGATCTCTAGATGCTCGATGGCACGTACGGAAGAAACAGTATCGTCGCGACGGAGGCGGTGGATGTGAAGTTCGCCTTCAGCAATGTGGGCAAtgtcgtcatcttcaagataCAATACACGCTTAGTGTGCTCGATTACAGCACTAGCATCGGACGCCACGAAAAACTCAATGGGCTGGGGCATACCATCTTCAGAGAGGAATGCACGAGACTGGGATCGGCGAAGTTTGGGACCAGGGCCCTCGGCAACAGCAGCCGGTACGGCAAGGAGGCCACTGGCATCCACATCATTCACTGCTTCAATGTAAGCATAGATATTAGAAGGGGTTGAAAAGCGTTGACcaacctctttcctcagCAGTGGGCAACTCAACGTCGACAAAATCAACCTTAAGCTTCCTGTCTGTCTTAACACCAATCAAAAGAGGAGAGCCGCGTCGTGCAGCGACAATTTCATCGGGGAAATGGGTAGATTTGAACACGAATGCGAAGGATCCTTCCTATAAGAGAATTAGCTAGAGAACAAAACGAAGCGTCTAATATTTACGCACAAGCTCCTTCACGACAGTCTTGATAAGTTCAGTGAAGTTGAGTCGCTTATTGGGCTGACTATCCCAGACATATTTACAAAGCACAGCAACGACTTCGGTGTCGGTGTCGCTATGGAAAGTATAGCCGCGCTTGAGAAGGACAAGCTTGAGCTCCTTATAGTTGGTAATGATACCATTATGGACCAAGGTGAACTCGGTTTGCACGTCGCTGACATGAGGGTGACAGTTACCAGGACTGGGAACACCGTGAGTAGCCCAACGGGTATGTGCCATCGAGGTCTGGCTGAGGAAAACTTTGGACATGtcaaccttctccttcgcGGGCGCTTGATCAGGCAAAGGACAAGGGATGCCTTCGTCAATGTGTTTCCTCAAGGCAGCAACTTTACCAACTTCCTTGAAGAGAATCATAGGGGAACCCTTGCTGTCGCCATCAATTCCA
It contains:
- a CDS encoding D-erythro-sphingosine kinase yields the protein MRPPHHLPVILHNNNRGLLIIQRSTLDVLQLSGDGQPPKRLLTCPLTNFLKAYLAPAPENSARRLDLHCLGGGKGTQLKLVKLHVLVEPINIPETNKWIRMLMEVAYASIKPFRNVLILVNPLGGKGKAKNMVQDTVIPILEAAGTTVTVKETTHRLHAEEIARSMDLVYDVIATASGDGLVYEVVNGLASRSDARKALQTPIAPIPTGSANAVCTNLFGVKDTFNVPLAALNIIKGCNLPIDLCSVLILPSMTRRFAFLSQAIGLMVDLDIGTENLRWMGDTRFLIGFLKGIASNKGTRCRLRLKVVEDDKQDMAKKAKERTQQGTTEGGVTPLTNRMRNMSVDGDTPVSMNHNIRHEHEPPALIGESKSSANNPPKPANSNYIPDNGPIPNARPLKYDETWITIESLPKKSSIKPKKSTQSLKAPRNVSTQNEWVDGQEILYFYAGMMRWVARDLMQWPVSIPGDGLIDVVVQSVVPRLTMANAIAGAEKGETYWMDCQYYYKVSQFIAENLDIENQPLFTIDGEAFPFESFHVEVHTRAANLLSLNGDFFTSDFLKKPTGKS
- a CDS encoding glutamine-fructose-6-phosphate transaminase (isomerizing), with amino-acid sequence MCGIFSYCSFLCERNRKYVCDVLCNGLARLEYRGYDSAGIGIDGDSKGSPMILFKEVGKVAALRKHIDEGIPCPLPDQAPAKEKVDMSKVFLSQTSMAHTRWATHGVPSPGNCHPHVSDVQTEFTLVHNGIITNYKELKLVLLKRGYTFHSDTDTEVVAVLCKYVWDSQPNKRLNFTELIKTVVKELEGSFAFVFKSTHFPDEIVAARRGSPLLIGVKTDRKLKVDFVDVELPTAEERVNDVDASGLLAVPAAVAEGPGPKLRRSQSRAFLSEDGMPQPIEFFVASDASAVIEHTKRVLYLEDDDIAHIAEGELHIHRLRRDDTVSSVRAIEHLEIELAAIMKGQYDHFMQKEIYEQPESVVNTMRGRVNFDTRSIMLGGLKAYLPVIRRGRRLIFVACGTSYHSCIAVRPVFEELTDIPVAVELASDFLDRRTPVFRDDVAIFVSQSGETADTILAMRYCLERGALCLGVVNAVGSTLSRETHSGVHINAGPEIGVASTKAYTSQYVALVMIAVQLSDDSITKTARRQQIIDGLHDIPAQIRKVLAMDKVLQQMAKDMLSKEKSLLIMGRGYQYATCLEGALKIKEVSYMHSEGILAGELKHGPLALVDEHLPVIFIMTRDSLYPKVQSALAQVTARKGRPIIICNEDDDTVNDNAKVIRVPQTVDCLQGLINVIPLQLLSYHLAVMNGVDVDFPRNLAKSVTTE